Sequence from the Rhea pennata isolate bPtePen1 chromosome 16, bPtePen1.pri, whole genome shotgun sequence genome:
AGCGGGAGCAACGCGCTGGATGCGCACGGAGCCGCGGCCGGACCGCGAGCGGGCTGCGgagagccgagccgagccgagccgagccgagccgagccgagccgcccTGCCGAGCCTCCCCCAccccgcgggcggcagcgctgATAACCGGGCGGCGACGGCAGCGCCCCCGCAGCcacggcgcggccccccccggcccggcccggcccggcccggcccggcccgcacTCACGCCGAGcgctccggcggcggctccgctcgcTGCGCCGCTcccggctgccggcggcgccgcctcttgccgcggcggcccggggcgggccgggggcgggccgCGACCCGAACCgacccccccggcccggcccggcccggccccgccccgcgcagcggcggccccggcccggcagccGCCGCGTTCCCTGCTGCTGCGAGCCGGGTTCGAGCCGCCGCTCGCTCCGCTCAGgtgttttaaagcaaagagcagggccgcggcgcggggcgcccgctcCGGGGAGGCTCCCGCAGGCAATTCCCTAAAGACGTTGCTTGAGAAGCGGAGGCAAGGGGCAGGTAAAGGGGTTCACAGCTCGCTCCAAGTCCTTCAGCGTTAGACGCTCCTGGGTTCCCAAACTCCCTCGACAGCCAGCCACGACCCACGGCACGCAGGACGCAGTCTCTGCTGTTACCTTTTGTCAGGGCTGCATACAACCACGGTAGCTGTAAGGTCACCTTAATCTGGAGAGATCGCACCCCAGCTGTGCTGAACATAATCGTATGTGTGCAAGAGGTGGTGATTTGTCATTAAAAAGCTTGCTGCACAGCTGAAGCTGCCTGAGAAAGCACACGAGCCCGGGGCAGTGGTTGGAGTGCTTTAGGGGGCCTAAACAGTAAGCATCTCCCTATTTCAGTCAGACTGCATTCCTCATGGCCACAGTTCCTCTGCTTCTGTGCTTCTAAGAAGGGAAGTTAGTGAAGGAGGATATGTCACATATCTGCATTTGCCTGAGCAATCTGCAGGATCTCATTAAGGCAGGTAACTCCTGTGCTGGCACGGGGGCCTtcactgcagctcagaagagcCTCAGCTTCTCCAGCACCGCTCACTCAGCTCCACCTCATCCCAGCATTCCCACACACTCCCCATTAAACACCCTCAGGGGTCAGCTGAAGTGCAAATCAGGAGAAAACTTACCTTAACAAAAAGTTTTCTGGTGGTTTCACACCCTGAACTCGCTCACCCATAGGTCAGATGAGCATCAGTGCCAGGAATGAGGAGCTGTAGCAGCACCAACTTAGGTCAGTTAAAAGTCACAGAATGCACCCAGCTGCACGCTGCAGTCTGGGTCAGCCCACTGTTAACTAAGCAATCTCCATTGCAGGACTGCCCTTTCCCAAAAGGATGCAGTGGTTACTTGAAGAATTAAGATAACCTTGCTCTTCAGCTTGCTCATCTGCCCCCTTTTTTCTCCGCACATCTATCCCCTTTACTCATCACCTCTGTGACAAGTCTGCCTATGCTCATCCTTTCCCCTAAAAAGGTGAAAGCAAGGATGCAAGATGTTATCTGAAAGAACTGGGGCAGGACAAGTGCTCTGCTGAACAGGAATAGCTGGCAACATCTGGGATTTATTCTTTTGGGAGCTGACAATGTCATCAGCATAGCAAGAGATTGGGAGCTGGTATACACTAAAATCGTTTAGGAGCAGGTAGGTTTattaagggagaaaaatgacAAAGCACCAATAATTACAGATAGAAATGGAGACAATCATTTAAAGTGCTGGTATAGGACAGATTAGCTGCTGATCAAGCACTAGTTAGGTAGGTTTCAGCATAATGCCTTTGCAGTAGGCAGGCAAAAGCAGCTGAGTGGCATTATGTGCAAAGCACACTTGTGTACAATTTCACTGAAAGAGTGAACTGGAAGGCTCTTAGAACAGAAAGGACACATGTTTTGGCCCCACACAACCTGCTTCATAATTTTAGGATGACTTGATATCAACAATCCTGACTATTGCCATTCACCTCTTTAAGCACTGTACTTCCAGGAAAACACACGCCCCCAGCATTTAAATGTGCATTTGTACACACATATTGCTTTCTGTACACTAATAGCTGACAAAAGTGGAGTTTGCTACAGCACATGCAGCTTATAATTCACAAGTGCAACTGGGTATGCAAACAAGTAATGGAGTTCCAAGTGAAGAGCTCATCCTGCATTCAAAAGTACGTGTTTAAAAGTTTTGTAGGTAATTAGCCAACAGCAGCAAGCACTGGAATACTGCAGCACTAGAACTGCAGCTTTGTTCATGTGCAGTGTGTTCAGATATGCAATGACTCATAGAAAGTTAAATGAAGATATTTAtagttgcatttcttttaaatctagcaacAACAACATATTTATAAGCATGACCCTAATAGAAACAAAGAGAACCAGTGTCCTCTGCTACAAATTTGGGAGGGTGGATGAGCAAttctctctgaaaaatgaatgagtAATTAAATATTAGTGCTTTTAGAAACCAGGAATCAATTCAAGCAATTCAAGATCTGAGCATTTAATAAAAGGAAGTGGTGATTCTACTACCAGAAGTTTTTTGCCACAAGTGGCAAAGATAACAGACACAAACAACtgataaaattttttttttattattcacttTTGAATTCTTTTACACTTTCCTGATTATTTGTGTAAGGTGAAACTAGAACTGTTTAAAAGACATACACAAATCTAGTACATCAATAACCAGGTATTTCTTTTTGCTACACTATTCTCACAACCACGTGTGTGCTAGGCAATATAACCGTCACAGAAGCAAACTTTAGGCAGAATACTGGTCAGTAAAAACAAAGCGAAAAGAGCTACCAGATATACAGACAGGCTCGGTTCCACATTCACTACTGCATTTATCAAGCGCCAAGTATTAACTGCACAATTTGTTCAGCTAGTAGAGGGGagttttaaaatcagtgcatgaaattctctcttcagcagacagatggacagacaAACAGATGGATCCTATATAGCTAAGTGGAATGTTAAGGTACAGGGATGATACCGCGAGACTGATGGTGACTATTCCTAATCTTTTCCACTGCATTATTCACGCAACTCTTCTTAGGTTTTACTTAATGGGACATGTTTGAGAACATAAGTAGGTGAGGGTATTTGGAGCTCAAATATTACAAGTTACAAGCATCACAAATGTATAAGGTCTGCATTCCAGTACTGGGAAATCCTGAATATTTGAGCCAGATTCTGGTACTGCCTGTAAATGGCAGATGGAAAGAGCTGAAGACTGCAACAGCACTGGCAGCTCTCAAACATCCAAGAAAGAAATCTGTCCACTAGCAGACTCAGGTCTCACCTCACCCCCCCCATCCTGGCATCAgccataacaaaaaaaaaaaaaaaaaaaaaaaaaaaaaaaatatgtgggAGTCCAAAATTGctttaatgaaatttaaaaaagtaagagGGTTGAGGATGAACAGAGTTCAATGGGAGAAAAATTTCTATAAAGTGATCTTAAAGATGGTTCAGTGGAATATTTAGAAAGTTTTCAGGATAAATTCAAAATGGAATGGGATTACCATGGAGATTTCAATTCACCTAAGAATAAAGTAATGCAAAAGTGGCATATCATTTTATGGTATCATCCAAACTAATAAGGCCATTCAAAAAATTGAATCTTCTCCTATTGCAAGTCCATGGTAGTGAATCAAGAATCCTCACTACTGACAAATATTTAAGGTATAATTAGGTAACTTATTGCTGTGGGAAGGGGCTTAGTCATGCACGTTGTATGAGCATGAAACTACTTAAAAGTCAAATCCCAGTTACCTGCCAGTGTAAAGAGTTTGGAAATCAAGCTGCTAACTCTCCCCATTACCCTTCTACCCCAAATAAACCCAATCCCCCAAAAGATAAGATTGACAAAGTGAGCTTTTGACTGAAAGCGGTGTCTCAGACTTGGTTAAAAATGTCTACAGAGTGTGCCTGTTAAACTAATTCATAGCAGTGTTACTAACTGGAATGCCATACATaggactgttttctttccatgccCCAGTGTCACAATAGAATCTCTATAACTTTCTGTACAACTTTACAACAGAATTGTACTTCGACTATTTTAGTGCCAAATTAAGCTTGCCAGAGTTACATAATTGATGTCTACTTTTCTACCAGGAAGAGTTTTGTAAAGTCAATGGCAATCACAAAACCCATAATCACAGtgttcagttaaaaatataaacacgGTAATCATAACTGCAAATGTTCATAATAGGAAAGTTCAGAATACCATTATAATAACCGACCTCCATTTTAAGGACACAAAACATCAACCAACTGTTTTTATCCCACAGACAGTTTTTGCTACGCTGAGGTTGTGAAAGTCGATGTACTATTCTTTTTGCTTGTCGCACAAAGGGATATATGTGTAGGATACAGGGTGACATTGAACATATAGTGAAGCGTGACAGCCATTAgttctctccctccccagcaTCCCCTTCATCTCCCTGGTTTTCCGACGTCCATAGctgtaagaaaatacaaacacatgTTTATGCTGAAAGCATGCAGTCAATTACAACTTTCAGGAAAGGGAAGACAGCATAATTAACAGTAGCTGTGCAAAATTCTCATCTAGCTTAACAGTAAAGCTgttaaacagctttttaaagatgtcaactttttttttttttttttttttttaacaaaaatgggTAGACAGTTACGAgtaaaaagcaagcagaagttGCTGTTAAGAATTGCTGTTTCTCAAGGCTGTTGAGAAACAGGAACTGCACCTTGTGTTATTGAAAAGCCGAGCCCGTTTACACCAATTAACAAgtgatttctaattttaaaataagtctaATTCACCCATTAATAAAAACAGTACAATTAACACAGGCAGTTAAGACAGTACAGTTAATGActcagaaaagacattttttaattgCACAGAACTACATAAATCTTCAGATGTTAAGCCTCACTTCATAGAGCCCAACAGCCTAAAGAAGTAACAGCACACAGTGCAGCAGCTTGTCCTCTGATACTTACAGTGAGATTGTCCCTAAGCAGCTGCATGATGAGAGTGCTGTCTTTGTAGGACTCTTCATTCAGTGTGTCCAGCTCCGCTATCGCTTCATCAAATGCCTAAAAACAAGCAAGACAAAGCATTTGGCTTTCACTTTcagctctctccattcatttcATCTTAAATAGATCTTATAAATTTGCTGCATCATTATACAGTACCAGAAAACTACTGGTATTTTTCTCTACCACCAGGAGAACTTCAAGCCAAAGCATGCACCATATCCCTGGAAAACCAGTGGGAAAGCAGAAGTTGTCTTGGGGTCCAAACTAAAGCTCAGAACAACTCTACTGCCATGCCAAGTACTGAAAAGGCAAACATGGTTATTGCCATACTGGAGAATGCTTCACACAGCTCAAAGTCAAGATTCAAGAGGAGCAACATTAGAGTACTCTTCCTGGAGTACTTTCATTAGAAATGAAGGCCTCAGTGGTTTGAGGtggcagtaaaataaaattgaaaagtcAGAAGTATCATTAAATgagtatgtatatacatgtgtgtgtgtgtgtgtgtaatatatatTGCAAATATAAGCTGgtaggaaagaaaatgggagACAAAGGTTTTTTTTGAGGATGGAGGTGGAAgcttttggatttctttttgaagCAGCATAGAAAAATCAAGAATGTTCCACTAGAAATCAACAAAGTCACTCTTTCCACTAATGTATTATGCATGGAAATCCATGCTGCAAGTCTGAAAGCTAAGAATCATGAATAAAGGCCCTTTTTTCTATTCAGGTTTCAACAGCTATAAGCacattaactaaaaaaaaaaaaccaaaaactgcacagaaacagcagctaCATTTTCCATaccaaaacattatttcttgtTAAAATGTATGATCAATACGtagatgaaaaatgcaaagattcACCTAATGCCATATTATTCAAGTTACTACCAGATGACTTTTACAGATACAAAAACGTCCATTTAGAAGACGCTAATCTTATTTTAGAGTAAAAGTATTTTAGAGAGAAGgttaagagaaaaatgactAGCTAGTTGTTTGGCACAACCAATTACACAAGCTCTTTCAGGTCTCTGGAGAGATGGGAGACatgagcacacacacacattttgggCTGTGACTAATCACACAGAAGGCAATCAATGTATTTGCTAGgtattcaaattaaaacaacttTCACTTTAGAAGTGTTAAATTAATTCAAGTGTTTTTGAATTTAATATAAGTGCATTCTAAGAGAATTACATGGATGTGCAAAGAGACACTTTCTCTCACCTTTCACCGGATCAATTGTACTAGCAAATTAACATCCATTTAACTTAGCTAGCTAACTTAGTTTTACTTTCTTGAAAATACATAAAGATGACAACAGTCTAAAGATGCCAACATTTTTAAGGACTTCGATTTGAGGAAGCATATCTATTTTCAAAGCGCTATTGTACACATGTAATTATCTCCTTAGCCTCCACGAGACTGGTAATATGAAGAGTGTGCTTACCGTCTTTGCCAGATTACAGGCTTTTTCAGGAGAATTGAGTATCTCATAATAGAAGACAGAGAAATTGAGAGCCAAACCAAGTCGAATAGGGTGCGTTGGTTGCATCTCTTTCTTGCTAATTTCAAAAGCCTCCTGGTAAGCTTGCTGAGAGTTCGCTACAGTTGCTGCAAGTAATCACATTAATGCACAGCACATTATTGTACTTTAAGGGTGAACCTATTATATTCTTCATCCAGACAATGAAATAGGAATTACTATGACCAGATATTCATACACTTACATGAGCACAGGAGCTTCCTTTAGtgattttaaatgtaaagcCTACCACTGGCTGAACTATTAAGgcaaaaatactttgtattgATAAAGCTTTGACCTATGGAAATTAAGTTCAAAATTTTAAGAGACTTAAGAAgaaatttattcaaaataaaatctaatcaATCTGAATGTACGTAAGTTTTACCATACTCAAAGTCCACTGTGCTTAAGTACTAGTGTCTAGCCTAGCTAATCAAGAAGTGGTTCTGAACAATAAACCCAGACAAAACCATCTGGGAAGAGAGGTACCTAAACCACCTATTTAAACACTCCTGAGAAGAAACTTACAGTAGGTAGTTCCTGATCCTGAACTTCACATTCCAGTTTGGGGTTTCAGAAGAAACACAATCCTGGGTGATAGGTAACAACAAGCTCCAGAAGGATGGCCAACTAAAGTAGCAAGCTACAAACCACATTAGCCACTCACTGGGAAGTCAGGCACAGCAAAGTACTGCTTTAACAGTTCAGGATTAATGATATTAGAATCTAGTAACTCAAGATGCCACTTCTGAATGCAAAAAGCTTGCAAATAGCAAAGACTTGTAAGCTAAAGCCATAGTTTAAACAGGAGACAATAgcaacagagcagagcaaacagAGAGACATAGCAATGAGGCAAGCCATggtccagaaaaaaaaacctcacattCTCCTCTTCCATGCATCAGGAAAAGGATGTGACACTTCCAAATACGCTAATAAacagctgctgaggttggaggCTGCAAGTAGAATTTGGTCGATTTGATGAACTTCTGTCAATCACTTCTGttaatttcactgaagtctAATTTTCTAAAAGTGACAAGCACTGTGCCAGTCTTTAATACTACAGAGCAAtagtgaaagaaatatatttcaaattaggggaaaaaacaacaacaacaaaaaagtatttttatactttGTTCTGCTCAGTCCCCAGCAGAATGAGAGATTTCTACCTACTTTGCTTATTGTCCCCAGATGCCACCTCTGAAAGGTATCTGTAGTaatctcctttcattttcaaatagaaGACCTTGCTTTCTGGCTGCGTGGCATTGATAATAAGGTATTTATCCAGGAGCTCCTGAGAAAGCaaacatcaaatattttttaagtcacAAAAATGTCTGAAACAGCCTCATTACAATGGTAAGCAGGAACTGTTAAACCATTAACAATGACTTATGCATACTCGTATGTTAAGCATTTTGTCTACTGTTACCTAagctcaaagaaaagaaactactTGTATCTTAATccctggaaagcagaaaacttgCTATATTGAGGCTTTCCACAATTCATTCCTGTAGAACCAGGTAACTAACAAGGCTTTAAGATATTCCTTGAATCAAACTGATCAAAACCTGTGTACATAAGCGAGCTAACCAAGGGCTGCAGCTTGAAATTAACACAAGCCTAGTCACTGTTGCTTCCACAGATTTAAGTTCTGTAGCAGTGAAATTACCTAAAACATTCTATCTGCAACTTAGGTGAAAAGCTCTGAATAGCAAAGTTAGCTCATGtacattcagaaaaagaaaatgcaaaggctGAGAGTACTAACAGCACCTGTCCTTTGTCAAACAGCAGACCTTTCACGAAGTGAACAGTACTAAGAAAGTACTAACAGTACTTTCACTCTTTTAagtgaaagaaacaaacaaaccaaaaaaaaaaaaaaaaaaaaaaactgatttgGAGGACAAGTATACACCTTTTCCATTCCATTAAAAGGACTAAGCAAGCCTCAGGTTGTTAAATACTCTCATTAAGGAATGCTAAGTAAGGGGTAGGCTTTTTAGCAGGACTCATGCCCTAAATTTACTTTCATGATTATCACTAGCCAGTAGTTAGGGGTCTTCCACACAGAactttaaagtagaaaaaaatccaaacaaataaagcaattttgtaACAGGCGAGTATCCAATGAATTACACAAGAAAAACTAGATTATTTAGGAGCTAGAACTGGACTTAAGTGTCTATGCAAAGTTATTTCTCTGCTAAGGTGTTGCAGTGTCTATAGACCTCATAAGATTCCTTAAGCCTCTCTGAAGAATGCTGCAGTACTAACTActgttatttttgctgttggATTATTACCAGAACATCATTGCAGATATCCTGCAATTCAGCCTCAATTTTCTCACGATATTCTCTTCccatctgctgttttttctcattcctctctgttttctgttcaatGCTGGAAATTACACGCCAAGATGAGCGACGAGCACCAACGACATTCTTGTAGGCAACCGACAGTAGATTCCTTTCTTCATTGGACAGTTCATGCCCTTGCTCAGTGACAGCCTTCATAGCAGCAGCCATGTCATCGTAACGCTCGGCCTGTTCAGCCAGTTTGGCTTTCTGTACCAACTCACTTTTATCCATGGCTATCCTGTAATTGGTGGGGAGGAAGGACACAGAAAATGTCTCTTGATTGTCTGTACCCCAGAAGTGAATGCTGAAGGGTGAAGCAGAAGTCAGGCACTAATAAGTGGGAAGTTCATCAACTCTAGTAAAGTAACTTACTTgaagagttttttaaaatatatatattcatttgttttacaaGTTATACACTATCAACATGTAAGCATTATTCttcaaaatgcaacaaaattcATACTGACCTTAGGTTAAACATATCAGTAAGTTCCCTATGTAGACCTCTGCCCTTTTCCAT
This genomic interval carries:
- the YWHAB gene encoding 14-3-3 protein beta/alpha, with product MDKSELVQKAKLAEQAERYDDMAAAMKAVTEQGHELSNEERNLLSVAYKNVVGARRSSWRVISSIEQKTERNEKKQQMGREYREKIEAELQDICNDVLELLDKYLIINATQPESKVFYLKMKGDYYRYLSEVASGDNKQTTVANSQQAYQEAFEISKKEMQPTHPIRLGLALNFSVFYYEILNSPEKACNLAKTAFDEAIAELDTLNEESYKDSTLIMQLLRDNLTLWTSENQGDEGDAGEGEN